A stretch of Enterobacter cloacae complex sp. ECNIH7 DNA encodes these proteins:
- the rmf gene encoding ribosome modulation factor: protein MKRQKRDRLERAHQRGYQAGIAGRSKEMCPYQTINQRSQWLGGWREAIGDRALIA, encoded by the coding sequence ATGAAGAGACAGAAACGAGATCGCCTGGAACGGGCTCATCAACGTGGTTATCAGGCCGGCATCGCTGGACGTTCTAAAGAAATGTGTCCTTATCAGACGATAAATCAAAGGTCACAATGGCTTGGAGGCTGGCGAGAAGCCATCGGCGACAGGGCACTCATAGCCTGA
- the pqiB gene encoding intermembrane transport protein PqiB: MENKSGEAKVQKVKNWSPVWIFPIVTALIGAWILFYHYSHQGPEVTLITTNAEGIEGGKTTIKSRSVDVGVVESATLTDDLTHVEIKARLNAGMEKLLHGDSVFWVVKPQVGREGISGLGTLLSGAYIELQPGTKGSQPGKYQLLDSPPLAPPDAKGIRVILDSKKAGQLTAGDPVLFRGYRVGSVETSTFDAQKRTISYQLFINAPNDRLVTSNVRFWKDSGIAVDLTSAGMRVEMGSLTTLFGGGVSFDVPEGQDLGQPVAEKTAFRLFDDQRSIQDALYTDHIDFLMFFKDSVRGLQPGAPVEFRGIRLGTVGQVPFFVPGLSQMLDDDYRIPVLIRIEPERLLNQIGENQDIAAHINELMNRGLRGSLKTGNLVTGALYVDMDFYPKAPPITGIREFGGYKIIPTVSSGLAQIQQRLMETLDKINNLPLNPMIEAATNSLSESQATMRRLQTTLDNINKITASQSMQQLPQDMQKTLRELNRSMQGFQPGSAAYNKMVADMQRLDQVLRELQPVLKTLNEKSNALVFEAKDKKDPEPKRAKE, encoded by the coding sequence ATGGAAAATAAAAGTGGAGAGGCGAAAGTGCAGAAGGTCAAAAACTGGTCGCCGGTGTGGATTTTTCCCATCGTGACCGCGCTGATCGGTGCATGGATCCTGTTTTATCATTACAGCCATCAGGGACCGGAAGTCACGCTGATAACCACCAATGCCGAGGGGATTGAGGGCGGTAAAACGACCATCAAAAGCCGTAGTGTGGACGTGGGCGTAGTCGAAAGCGCAACCCTGACCGACGATTTAACCCATGTGGAAATTAAGGCGCGCCTTAATGCCGGCATGGAAAAACTGCTGCATGGCGATTCCGTTTTCTGGGTCGTTAAACCGCAGGTGGGACGTGAAGGGATCAGCGGTTTAGGGACGCTGCTCTCCGGAGCCTATATTGAACTGCAGCCCGGCACGAAGGGTAGCCAGCCGGGAAAATACCAGCTTCTGGATTCACCGCCGCTTGCGCCGCCTGATGCTAAGGGTATCCGCGTGATCCTCGACAGCAAAAAAGCGGGTCAGCTCACGGCGGGTGACCCGGTACTGTTCCGCGGCTACCGCGTCGGTTCCGTTGAAACCAGCACCTTCGATGCGCAAAAGCGTACCATTAGCTATCAGCTTTTCATCAATGCGCCAAACGATCGTCTGGTGACCAGCAACGTTCGTTTCTGGAAGGACAGCGGGATCGCGGTCGATCTTACGTCGGCGGGGATGCGCGTAGAAATGGGATCATTAACCACGCTGTTTGGCGGCGGGGTGAGCTTTGATGTTCCGGAAGGGCAGGACCTCGGGCAGCCGGTTGCCGAGAAAACGGCGTTCAGACTCTTTGACGATCAGCGAAGCATTCAGGACGCGCTTTATACCGATCACATCGACTTCCTGATGTTCTTTAAAGACTCCGTCCGCGGTCTGCAGCCGGGCGCGCCCGTTGAGTTCCGCGGTATTCGTCTTGGTACGGTTGGACAAGTTCCGTTCTTTGTCCCGGGCCTGAGCCAGATGCTGGACGATGATTATCGTATTCCGGTGCTGATCCGTATCGAGCCGGAGCGTCTGCTGAACCAGATTGGCGAGAACCAGGATATCGCGGCGCATATTAACGAATTGATGAACCGTGGTCTGCGCGGGTCGCTGAAAACGGGTAACCTGGTGACGGGCGCGCTGTATGTGGATATGGACTTCTACCCGAAAGCACCGCCGATTACCGGTATTCGTGAATTCGGTGGCTACAAGATCATCCCAACGGTGAGCAGCGGTCTGGCTCAGATCCAACAGCGCCTGATGGAGACGCTGGATAAGATCAACAATCTGCCGCTGAATCCGATGATTGAAGCGGCGACGAACTCACTGAGCGAAAGCCAGGCAACGATGCGTCGTCTGCAAACCACGCTGGATAACATCAACAAGATCACGGCGAGCCAGAGCATGCAGCAGCTGCCGCAGGATATGCAGAAAACGCTGCGTGAGCTGAACCGCAGTATGCAGGGCTTCCAGCCGGGTTCAGCGGCCTACAACAAGATGGTGGCAGATATGCAGCGTCTTGATCAGGTCTTACGTGAACTGCAGCCGGTGCTGAAAACGCTCAACGAGAAGAGCAACGCGCTGGTGTTCGAAGCGAAAGATAAAAAGGATCCTGAGCCGAAGAGGGCAAAAGAATGA
- the pqiC gene encoding membrane integrity-associated transporter subunit PqiC, whose amino-acid sequence MKKWLLMVGALLLTACSSGVDNKSYYQLPVATHSGGQSTTSQGSRQLWVEQVAVPDYLAGNGVVYQTSDVKYVIATNNLWASPLDQQLRNTLVANLGSQLPGWVVASQPLGNDQDTLNVTVTGFHGRYDGAVVISGEWLLNHQGQLIKRPFHLELKQQKDGYDEMVKVLAQGWAQESASIAREISRLP is encoded by the coding sequence ATGAAAAAGTGGCTATTGATGGTTGGTGCTCTGCTGTTAACGGCGTGCAGTTCAGGGGTAGATAATAAAAGCTACTATCAGCTGCCTGTGGCTACCCACAGCGGTGGGCAAAGCACGACCAGCCAGGGAAGCCGCCAGCTGTGGGTTGAGCAGGTTGCCGTGCCGGATTATCTGGCAGGAAACGGGGTGGTCTATCAGACCAGCGACGTTAAATACGTGATTGCGACGAACAACCTGTGGGCCAGCCCGCTGGATCAGCAGCTGCGCAACACGCTGGTGGCCAATCTGGGCAGTCAGCTTCCGGGCTGGGTTGTCGCGTCGCAGCCGCTGGGTAACGACCAGGATACGCTTAACGTCACGGTAACGGGCTTCCACGGCCGTTATGACGGTGCGGTGGTGATTAGCGGGGAGTGGTTGCTGAACCATCAGGGGCAGCTGATTAAGCGTCCTTTCCATCTGGAGCTGAAGCAGCAGAAAGATGGCTATGACGAAATGGTGAAAGTTCTGGCTCAGGGTTGGGCACAGGAGTCGGCCAGCATCGCGAGAGAAATTTCCCGGCTGCCATAA